One part of the Malus sylvestris chromosome 2, drMalSylv7.2, whole genome shotgun sequence genome encodes these proteins:
- the LOC126588959 gene encoding disease resistance protein RUN1-like isoform X1 gives MPNCHLMKMASSSSSSSSKSSHYDVFLSFEGETRKTFTDHLSCTLELHGFNVFPDKSKLPRGETITEEQKQGIKDSRLAAIIFSSGYAESRWCLQELVEILARRTAKEQIVLPIFYSIEPTDVNPEKGDFEKAFRKHQKRFPEMVETWKKALNEAAALIGLDFRQTDGHEGLFVRTIVDEITKKLENTYLFVAPNPVGIDPRVQEVGKYLDVERSDDVRIIGILGTGGLGKTTVAKEIFNKYQDRFEGAGFLASVSEDEKLVDSQNTLLSDVLRTENIKVSRADEGTSKIKSKLGKLRTLVIIDDVDKVKQLDALGINRNSFGRGSRIVITTRNEHVLQTLKADIYHLPAMNEEESLELLSWRAFGEKYPKEKYHEVSREVVDYCGGLPLALHVLGNFLREETPRQWEDALRKWKRSRPYLEIYERLKMSYDRLTSSDAKSLFLDISCFFIGMNKDYVMKILDPRDEDDEDRRGEDRGDEDTTIGIRELYNQCLVTVDSEGNLRMHGLIRDTGREIVHEKSPEIKGRRCRLWDHKDVMHVLRTETGREEIQGLALDLSKESHKPSFSTNAFNEMHGLRLLKLKDVQFTGNCEDLLKHLSKELRWFCWHGFPLNVIPEDFDHPDMVAVDLSYSKLIRVWEDSDLLLVKWKFLNLSHSHNLTQSPNFSKLPNLEQLILQDCKCLPGIDQSLGKLEKLVKIDFRSNSFCSLPSLSGISKLETLCLNNCTNLQKIPDLPTNLEILEADECIALEKMPDFSEMSRMRVLHLNRSPKLTEIPGLDKSLESMTRIHMEGCTNLTADFRKKILQGWTSCGYGGIFLDGNYIPEWFGYFGGDEVCFVVPQSFSSNFKGLTLCCVYSSDKRPEDCPLGISVRNKTKCTALLAHITYASVPTFCDYEDHYLWQGQLSKDVLKWQEGDEIKIFLGPVGPGDNSAKVKQIAVDLVWDKFMKENRDDSHPDLYDFNPHQDCLAGDDDEARTSHDASGENLPSNILRSDSIDGGDDEAGPGNIDTSDENQTPKTGCCLFFLSKLSLMWGEIVKTR, from the exons ATGCCAAATTGCCATCTGATGAAGatggcctcctcctcctcctcctcctcctcaaaatCTAGCCACTACGATGTCTTTTTGAGTTTCGAAGGCGAAACGCGCAAGACATTTACGGACCACCTCTCCTGCACATTGGAACTACACGGATTCAACGTCTTTCCCGACAAGAGCAAATTGCCCAGAGGCGAAACTATCACAGAAGAACAGAAGCAAGGAATCAAAGACTCTAGGCTTGCTGCTATCATCTTCTCAAGCGGGTATGCCGAGTCGAGATGGTGTCTTCAGGAGCTGGTGGAGATCCTGGCCCGCAGAACAGCAAAGGAGCAGATTGTTTTGCCAATTTTCTATAGTATCGAACCTACTGATGTCAATCCTGAGAAGGGTGATTTTGAGAAAGCATTTCGGAAACATCAAAAGCGCTTCCCTGAAATGGTGGAGACCTGGAAAAAAGCTCTTAATGAAGCTGCAGCATTGATCGGGTTGGATTTTCGTCAGACTGATGG GCATGAAGGTTTGTTTGTCAGGACAATTGTTGACGAGATCACCAAAAAACTGGAGAACACATACTTATTCGTAGCCCCAAACCCAGTTGGAATAGATCCTCGCGTGCAAGAAGTTGGTAAGTATTTGGATGTTGAAAGATCCGATGATGTTCGCATAATTGGAATTTTGGGTACTGGCGGACTGGGTAAAACGACGGTTGCCAAAGAGATTTTCAACAAATATCAGGATAGGTTTGAAGGTGCAGGTTTTCTTGCTAGTGTGAGCGAAGATGAGAAACTGGTTGATTCGCAAAACACACTTCTTTCTGATGTATTGAGAACGGAAAACATAAAGGTTAGTAGAGCTGATGAAGGGACATCAAAGATAAAATCAAAACTTGGGAAGCTAAGGACACTTGTCATAATTGATGATGTAGACAAAGTGAAACAGTTAGATGCATTAGGTATAAATCGCAACTCATTTGGTCGAGGAAGTAGAATTGTCATAACAACAAGAAATGAACATGTGCTTCAGACGCTAAAAGCAGATATATATCATCTACCAGCAATGAATGAAGAAGAATCTCTTGAGCTCCTTAGTTGGCGTGCCTTTGGTGAGAAATATCCTAAGGAAAAATATCATGAAGTCTCAAGAGAAGTTGTTGATTACTGTGGGGGTTTGCCACTTGCACTTCATGTTTTAGGTAATTTTCTACGTGAAGAAACCCCACGTCAATGGGAAGATGCATTGCGTAAATGGAAAAGATCGCGGCCTTATCTAGAAATATACGAAAGGCTTAAGATGAGCTATGATAGGCTTACCAGTTCCGATGCGAAGTCTTTGTTCCTTGATATATCCTGTTTCTTTATTGGAATGAACAAGGACTatgtcatgaaaatattggatcCACGTgacgaagatgatgaagatagacGTGGTGAAGATAGAGGTGACGAGGACACAACAATAGGAATTAGGGAACTGTATAATCAATGCCTTGTAACTGTTGATTCAGAAGGCAATCTGAGGATGCATGGTTTGATTCGAGACACCGGCAGAGAAATTGTACATGAAAAATCCCCGGAGATCAAAGGAAGGCGTTGTAGATTGTGGGATCATAAAGATGTAATGCACGTATTGCGGACAGAAACT GGAAGGGAAGAAATTCAAGGACTCGCTTTAGATTTGTCAAAAGAAAGTCACAAGCCTAGCTTCAGTACAAATGCATTTAACGAGATGCACGGATTGAGATTACTCAAACTCAAAGACGTACAGTTCACTGGAAACTGCGAAGACCTTTTGAAACACCTTTCCAAAGAGTTAAGATGGTTTTGTTGGCATGGATTCCCTTTGAACGTCATACCAGAAGATTTTGATCACCCAGACATGGTTGCTGTTGACCTGAGCTATAGCAAACTCATACGAGTTTGGGAAGATTCCGATCTG TTGCTTGTGAAGTGGAAGTTCCTTAATCTAAGTCATTCCCATAACCTAACACAATCACCGAACTTTTCAAAACTCCCAAATCTCGAGCAATTGATACTTCAAGACTGTAAGTGTTTGCCCGGCATCGACCAGTCCCTTGGTAAACTTGAGAAACTTGTTAAGATAGATTTTCGAAGTAATAGTTTTTGTAGCCTGCCAAGTCTCAGTGGTATTTCAAAGCTTGAAACATTATGTTTGAATAATTGCACAAACCTTCAGAAAATTCCTGATTTACCAACAAATTTGGAAATCCTGGAAGCGGATGAGTGCATTGCATTGGAAAAAATGCCAGATTTTTCAGAAATGTCAAGGATGAGAGTATTGCACCTGAATCGCTCCCCCAAACTCACTGAGATTCCGGGCCTGGACAAGTCATTAGAGTCCATGACAAGGATTCATATGGAAGGGTGCACAAATCTCACTGCTGATTTTAGGAAGAAGATACTGCag GGATGGACTTCATGTGGATATGGTGGCATTTTCCTCGATGGAAATTATATTCCTGAGTGGTTCGGATATTTCGGGGGTGATGAAGTCTGTTTCGTAGTGCCTCAAAGTTTTAGTAGTAATTTTAAAGGGTTAACTCTGTGCTGTGTATACTCTTCAGACAAACGACCTGAGGATTGTCCGCTTGGCATTTCCGTTCGAAATAAAACCAAGTGTACTGCTTTGCTCGCCCACATAACATATGCCTCAGTACCAACTTTCTGTGATTATGAAGACCATTATCTTTGGCAGGGGCAATTATCGAAGGATGTGCTCAAATGGCAAGAAGGGGATGAAATCAAGATTTTTTTAGGGCCTGTTGGGCCTGGAGATAATTCTGCAAAAGTGAAGCAAATTGCGGTTGATCTTGTATGGGACAAATTTATGAAGGAAAATAGGGATGATTCGCATCCTGACCTATATGATTTCAACCCACATCAGGATTGTTTGGCAGGAGACGATGATGAGGCAAGAACAAGCCATGACGCATCTGGTGAGAACCTACCTTCGAACATATTGAGGTCTGATAGTATTGATGGTGGTGATGATGAGGCAGGACCAGGCAATATTGATACCTCTGATGAGAACCAAACTCCCAAAACAGGAtgttgtcttttttttctttcaaaactgTCTTTAATGTGGGGTGAGATTGTGAAAACCAggtaa